A window from Malassezia restricta chromosome I, complete sequence encodes these proteins:
- a CDS encoding SWI/SNF-related matrix-associated actin-dependent regulator of chromatin subfamily A member 5: protein MSDGALAMPERRAQRAAQNESLDASRSEMNRQKTVDSWKRFSYLLGQTELFQHFIDIKKDRDPEFAALLDESANQRGKKSRAGGDHRHHHRKSEREEDEEMLQEETEDQVFTFRESPGYVQGGTMKDYQIQGLNWLISLYHNGINGILADEMGLGKTLQTVSFLGYLKYYCDTPGRHLIVVPKSTLDNWAREFDKWVPGFEILTLQGSKEERHAMIQDRVLPQKFDVLITTYEMCLREKPALQKLAWEYIVIDEAHRIKNVDSSLSQIVRSFTSRGRLLITGTPLQNNLMELWSLLNFLLPDVFSSADDFEAWFQGKGSGEDEGADDAHGSIVQQLHKVLRPFLLRRVKADVEQSLLPKKETNVFVGLTDMQRKWYKSLLEKDIDAVNGALSKKEGKTRLLNIVMQLRKCCNHPYLFDGAEPGPPYTTDEHLVYNSGKMDILDKLLKKMRERGSRVLIFCQMSRMLDILEDYCLFREFPYCRIDGSSVHEDRIAAIDEYNRPGSDKFVFLLTTRAGGLGINLTSADVVVLFDSDWNPQADLQAMDRAHRIGQKKQVYVYRLVTDHSIEERILERAAQKLRLDQLVIQQGRSSTASQPKGAGQKEDLVDMIQHGAERIINDKASMDVKDDIDAIIAQGEARTAELQAKYRQYTSLDELTNIKSESAYAWEGEEYKGAAARRPGIWIEPAKRERKQNYSIDSYYRDAMRTTTKPAAPKAPRAPRQVATPEWQFYPPRFIELQTRETAAYQRSLHYQVPPPESGDAAAEAQRAEEQARIDHAEPLTEAEQAEKEALASQGWSQWHRRDFQQYVKACEKHGRTSHAAIADDMQAGGSDKTVDDVRAYADVFWEHVHELSDGDRIVQRVEEGESKRRRLAEQERMLRRKVHAYDEPLHELRLSYNQTRGKAYSEEEDRFLLVRLADYGLGADDVYERVRADVLGYPEFRFNWFIKSRTPQELARRCHTLLLLVMKEQEEEEREAANKSHKKRRASGASPRPSSRARR from the coding sequence atgtcggacggcgcgctggccatgcctgagcggcgtgcgcagcgagcAGCGCAGAACGAGAGTCTCGATGCGAGTCGCAGCGAGATGAACCGTCAGAAGACGGTCGACAGCTGGAAGCGCTTCAGCTACCTCCTCGGCCAGACGGAGCTGTTCCAGCACTTTATCGACATCAAAAAGGACCGCGATCCCGAGTTTGCTGCCTTGCTTGACGAGTCGGCGAACCAGCGCGGAAAGAAGAGCCGCGCGGGTGGCGACCACAGGCACCACCACCGCAAGTCGGAGCgcgaggaggacgaggagaTGCTGCAGGAGGAGACCGAAGATCAAGTATTTACGTTCCGCGAGAGTCCCGGCTACGTCCAGGGCGGCACGATGAAGGACTACCAGATTCAGGGCCTCAACTGGCTCATCTCCCTGTACCACAACGGCATCAATGGCATTCTGGCCGACGAGATGGGTCTCGGCAAAACACTGCAGACCGTCTCGTTCCTTGGCTACCTGAAGTACTACTGCGACACGCCCGGCCGCCACCTCATTGTCGTGCCCAAGTCGACACTCGACAACTGGGCTCGCGAATTCGACAAATGGGTGCCAGGCTTCGAGATCCTCACGCTGCAGGGCTCCAAGGAGGAGCGCCATGCCATGATCCAGGACCGCGTCCTGCCCCAAAAGTTTGACGTGCTCATCACCACCTACGAAATGTGTCTGCGCGAGAAGCCGGCGCTTCAGAAGCTCGCGTGGGAGTACATTGtcatcgacgaggcacacCGTATCAAGAATGTCGACTCGTCCCTCTCGCAGATCGTGCGTTCTTTCACATCGCGTGGCCGGCTGCTGATTACCGGCACGCCCCTCCAAAACAATCTGATGGAGCTCTGGAGTCTGCTCAACTTTCTGCTGCCGGATGTGTTTTCGTCCGCAGACGACTTTGAGGCGTGGTTCCAGGGCAAGGGCAGCGGTGAGGACGAGGGAGCCGACGATGCACATGGCTCGattgtgcagcagctgcacaaggTGCTCCGTCCGttcctgctgcgccgcgtcaaAGCCGACGTGGAACAGAGCCTGCTGCCCAAGAAGGAGACGAACGTGTTTGTCGGCCTAACAgacatgcagcgcaagtGGTACAAGTCGCTGCTCGAGAAGGATATTGACGCGGTGAACGGCGCTCTGTCTAAGAAGGAGggcaagacgcgcctgctcaacattgtcatgcagctgcgcaagtgCTGCAACCATCCGTACCTCTTTGATGGCGCTGAACCAGGGCCGCCCTACACGACCGACGAGCATCTCGTGTACAATAGTGGCAAGATGGACATCCTCGATaagctgctcaagaagaTGAGGGAGCGCGGCTCGCGTGTGCTCATTTTCTGCCAGATGAGCCGTATGCTCGATATCCTTGAGGACTACTGCCTATTCCGCGAGTTCCCCTACTGCCGCATCGACGGCAGCTCCGTGCACGAAGACCGTATTGCAGCGATCGACGAATACAACCGGCCCGGCAGCGACAAGTTTGTGTTTCTgctgacgacgcgcgccggTGGTCTGGGCATCAACCTGACCTCCGCAGACGTTGTCGTGCTGTTCGACAGCGATTGGAATCCGCAGGCGGATCtgcaggccatggaccGTGCGCACCGTATCGGCCAGAAGAAGCAGGTGTACGTGTACCGCCTCGTGACAGACCATTCGATTGAGGAGCGCATTCTCGAGCGGGCCGCACAGAAGCTGCGTCTCGACCAGCTTGTCATCCAACAGGGTCGAAGCAGTACCGCCAGTCAGCCTAAAGGCGCTGGCCAGAAGGAAGACTTGGTCGATATGAtccagcatggcgctgAGCGCATCATTAATGACAAGGCGTCGATGGACGTCAAGGATGACATTGACGCGATCATTGCACAGGGTGAGGCCCGCACTGCTGAGCTGCAGGCTAAATACCGGCAGTACACGAGCCTCGATGAGCTCACCAACATCAAGAGCGAGTCGGCCTACGCCTGGGAGGGCGAGGAGTACAAgggcgccgctgcacgcCGCCCCGGCATCTGGATCGAGCCTgccaagcgcgagcgcaagCAAAATTACTCGATCGACAGCTACTACCGCGATGCGATGCGTACGACGACCAAGCCTGCTGCCcccaaggcgccgcgcgcgccgcgccaggtCGCCACGCCCGAATGGCAGTTCTATCCGCCGCGCTTTATCGAGCTACAGACGCGTGAGACGGCTGCCTACCAACGCAGCCTCCATTACCAAGTCCCGCCGCCCGAGTCCGGCGACGCggctgccgaggcgcagcgtgcggagGAACAGGCGCGTATCGATCACGCCGAGCCGCTGaccgaggccgagcaggctgagaaggaggcgctcgccTCCCAGGGATGGAGCCAGTGGCACCGGCGTGACTTTCAGCAATACGTCAAGGCGTGCGAGAAGCACGGACGCACATCGCATGCGGCGAtcgccgacgacatgcaggcgggcggcagcgacaAGACcgtggacgatgtgcgtgcgtaTGCGGACGTGTTCTGGGAGCACGTGCACGAACTGAGTGATGGCGaccgcatcgtgcagcGGGTCGAGGAGGGCGAGAgcaagcgccgccgccttgcAGAGCAAGAACGGATGTTGCGCCGCAAGGTCCATGCATACGACGAGCCGCTccatgagctgcgcctgtcgTACAACCAGACGCGCGGCAAGGCGTACTCAGAAGAGGAGGACCGCTTTCTGCTTGTGCGTCTCGCAGACTATGGCCTCGGTGCCGACGACGTgtacgagcgcgtgcgtgccgatgTGCTGGGCTACCCTGAGTTCCGCTTCAACTGGTTCATTAAGAGTCGCACGCCGCAAGAGCTTGCACGCCGCTGCCACACGCTTCTCCTACTTGTGATGAAGGAAcaggaggaggaggagcgcgaggcggcgaACAAGTCGCACAAGAAGCGCCGAGCCtctggcgcctcgccgcgTCCGTCGAGTAGAGCCCGACGATAG
- a CDS encoding MICOS complex subunit MIC12, with product MGRLSMLSTVGGTLVAGALVYMVHASMRDQTQFMVTSMHAEADGLAEANDYDKSTGQRSHNATRSSFHPAPPSFWDEVKARWNSHLTQTLQGASMPAAPTQQRGAAAPSDAPSVRDALAALAPHAPDAQPKFGIRHRVYGDPNTHYVGQGVSLR from the coding sequence ATGGGGCGCCTTTCGATGCTGTCGACGGTGGGTGGCACACTGGTTGCCGGTGCACTGGTGTACATGGTGCATGCGTCCATGCGTGATCAAACGCAATTCATGGTGACCTCCATGCACGCCGAGGCAGACGGCCTGGCTGAGGCGAACGACTACGACAAGTCGACCGGACAGCGCAGCCATAATGCGACACGGTCGTCGTTCCAccccgcgccgccctcgtTCTGGGACGAAGTCAAGGCTCGGTGGAACAGCCACCTTACTCAGACACTCCAGGGCGCGTCCATGCCTGCTGCGCCtacgcagcagcgcggcgccgccgcgccctcCGACGCGCCCTCGGttcgcgacgcgcttgcCGCGCTCGCACCGCATGCGCCGGATGCCCAGCCCAAATTTGGCATTCGCCACCGCGTGTACGGTGACCCAAACACGCACTACGTAGGCCAGGGTGTGTCGCTACGATAG
- a CDS encoding DUF2407 ubiquitin-like domain protein, translated as MSLSLRPLVVRFADPSVEDAHVDVIYERVKQEDERVWPQLYDITVKDLKARLCATHASMQGRRLRLIYFGRVLPNGVRLAPWIDALMPSEDPATLEQMHVERVMHDAMYELRPTASRGGEEVRIARLPTVFLQCSVGSSVTVPRDDDDPLAGRTSREPRGFDRLRHTAGMSDLDVQMMREQFHRQSGMLRSGDVLRRNEEEDMAYTMEEQWIDNMGQHPLEQEAWWAHIVGGLLLGFLFPLMPFFFMYEPKPLVWSRQLQRRQAAVSEERTRELESLLQQLTDQLRQQPVDAPQRERIDQAQASLDALLDRFRRHRSPRVPPSSSDEDDEEAGPEQPTRLSRLGVLDRNRYVVFSQRTCFCIVMGLVVNVLVSVFRLAA; from the exons ATGTCGCTATCGCTACGGCCCCTCGTGGTCCGATTTGCGGATCCGAGCGTGGAAGATGCGCATGTAGATGTCATTTATGAGCGTGTGAAGCAGGAAGACGAGCGTGTGTGGCCGCAGCTGTATGATATCACGGTGAAAGACCTCAAGGCGCGGCTGTGTgcgacgcatgcatcgatgcaGGGCCGGCGCCTCCGGCTGATCTACTTTGGGCGCGTGCTTCCGAACGGCGTGCGTCTGGCGCCGTggatcgatgcgctgaTGCCGTCGGAAGATCctgcgacgctcgagcaaatgcatgtcgagcgcgtgatgcacgacgccatgtACGAACTGCGCCCCACTGCCTCGAGGGGCGGCGAGGAggtgcgcatcgcacgctTGCCGACTGTGTTCCTGCAGTGCTCTGTTGGATCATCGGTGACCGTGCCTcgtgatgacgacgacccGCTGGCAGGCCGAACGTCGCGTGAGCCCCGCGGCTTTGATCGGCTGCGCCACACGGCCGGCATGTCGGACCTCGATGTCCAGATGATGCGCGAGCAGTTTCACCGGCAGAgcggcatgctgcgcagtggcgatgtgctgcgAAGGAACGAAGAGGAGGATATGGCGTACACGATGGAGGAGCAGTGGATCGATAACATGGGCCAGCATCCTCTGGAGCAAGAGGCGTGGTGGGCGCACATCGTAGGGGGCCTGTTGCTCGGCTTTTTGTTCCCCCTCATGCCGTTCTTTTTTATGTACGAGCCCAAGCCGCTCGTGTGGTctcggcagctgcagcggcgccaggcAGCGGTGTCTGAGGAGCGCACGCGTgagctcgagtcgcttTTGCAGCAGCTGACTGACCAgcttcggcagcagcctgtcgatgcgccgcagcgcgagcgtatcgaccaggcacaggcctcgctggatgcgctgctcgatcgGTTCCGGCGACACAGGTCGCCACGCGTGCCGCCTTCTTCGAGTGAtgaggacgacgaagaggcgGGGCCCGAGCAGCCGACGCGCCTCTCTCGCCTCGGTGTGTTGGACCGGAATCGGTACGTGGTGTTTTCGCAGCGGACCTGCTTTTGTATCGTGATGGGCTTGGTTGTCAA CGTTCTTGTCAGTGTGTTTCGCTTGGCTGCGTAG
- a CDS encoding kexin: MRCWAPTLWACTALVLALGALGAMPKKRTYDTHHYYVAEVRPAPCTDASELTPQHVAQALGAELVEQVGELRDHWLLRAEKPDEISRRSVLGEVPLHADPVLQRYASLSQRPHEKRCIGTACVPLDCLARSVQLERQSVRMRHKRNVIYDAAQMPHLYPSNVPPKPATEQWMREKRAPVPKNRTNDMAEAFHIKDPLFYKQWHLLNNNIPGHDLHISGAWKLASGKGVTVSLIDDGVDYTHPDLVDAFEARASYDFNLHQNLPLPRLVDDTHGTRCAGEIVAAKNDVCGVGVAPDAHVAGVRILSGPISDADEAAALNYGYQISDIYSCSWGPSDSGRSMDGPRGLVAKAMLNGIYHGRKGRGSLYVFAGGNGGSVDDQCNFDGYTNSIYTITIAAVDSEGHRPYYSEMCSAIIASAWSSGKGLSISTSNVQGLTNRTCTSTHGGTSAAAPLVAGALALALEVRPDLTWRDAQHLLIKSSEPINLEDPDWQKTAAGLMYSHKSGFGVVDATRLVENARSHTLVPPQAWLETPQYPVHAAVSQDRRVNHTVHVTRDMLQEANLASLEHVTTTVWITHERRGDVQVVLYGPHGTKSVLASPRRYDSDKHGFPGWTFMTLKHWGEDPVGAWTIEVSDHGSVDEDAPRNGTSLPPRGELASWRLTFWGAARNAKLAKPWNFPPDSDEYQITLPGAPTTTVLGSAPAHGMTFVATPTSSRHLAKPTHALPPDHDADPGETSHVFGMPSQTPEADSAYLASLAHASSSAWVGLAAVLIVVLLALLFAFLALRFRVMPWSRGLYAHVPDDEAVQLESMRHDTSSAAQAQTHDLYHAFALEDEDEDENQAPEAPDAPPYRDT; the protein is encoded by the coding sequence ATGCGTTGCTGGGCGCCGACGCTGTGGGCATGCACCGCGCTGGTGCTAGCCCTAGGTGCGCTTGGCGCGATGCCAAAGAAGCGGACGTATGACACGCATCACTACTATGTCGCGGAGGTGcggcctgcgccgtgcACGGACGCATCGGAGCTGACGCCCCAACATGTAGCCCAGGCACTGGGCGCTGAGTTGGTTGAGCAGGTGGGTGAGCTGCGTGACCACTGGCTGCTGCGGGCAGAGAAGCCAGATGAGATCTCACGGCGATCCGTGCTGGGTGAGGTGCCGCTGCACGCTGATCCTGTCTTGCAGCGGTATGCATCGCTCTCACAGCGCCCCCACGAAAAGCGGTGCATCGGCACAGCCTGTGTGCCGCTGGACTGCCTTGCACGCTCTGTGCAACTTGAGCGCCAGAGCGTGCGTATGCGGCACAAGCGCAACGTGATCTACGATGCCGCGCAGATGCCTCACCTATACCCCAGCAACGTGCCGCCCAAGCCTGCGACCGAGCAGTGGATGCGCGAAAAACgggcgcctgtgccgaaGAACCGCACGAACGATATGGCGGAAGCCTTTCATATCAAAGACCCGCTCTTCTACAAGCAGTGGCACCTGTTGAACAACAACATACCTGGCCATGACCTGCATATCAGTGGCGCCTGGAAACTCGCGAGTGGCAAGGGCGTGACTGTCTCCCTGATTGACGACGGTGTCGACTATACACACCCGGACCTGGTCGATGCTTTtgaggcgcgcgcctcgtaCGACTTTAACCTGCACCAAAacctgccgctgccgcgtctcGTAGACGATACGCACggcacacgctgcgctgGAGAGATCGTCGCAGCCAAGAACGATGTGTGTGGCGTTGGTGTCGCGCCAGACGCACATGTCGCAGGCGTGCGGATTTTGTCAGGCCCGATCAGCGatgcggacgaggcggccgccCTCAACTATGGTTACCAAATCAGCGACATTTACAGCTGCTCGTGGGGCCCGTCCGACTCGGGGCGGAGCATGGACGGACCCCGCGGCCTGGTGGCCAAAGCCATGCTGAATGGGATTTATCATGGGCGCAAGGGCCGAGGAAGTCTGTATGTGTTTGCCGGCGGCAATGGCGGCTCGGTGGATGACCAGTGCAACTTTGACGGATACACCAACTCGATCTACACAATCACAATCGCTGCGGTCGACAGTGAGGGACACCGGCCGTACTATTCGGAGATGTGCAGTGCGATcatcgcgagcgcatggagcTCAGGCAAGGGTCTGAGTATCTCGACGAGCAATGTACAGGGGCTCACGAACCGCACTTGCACATCGACGCACGGCGGCACGAgtgccgcggcgccgctcgttGCGGGCGCActtgcgctcgcgctcgaggtGCGTCCAGACCTCACATggcgcgacgcacagcaTCTTCTGATCAAGTCGAGTGAGCCGATCAACCTCGAGGACCCCGACTGGCAAAAGACGGCGGCGGGGCTCATGTACAGCCACAAGTCCGGCTttggcgtcgtcgatgcgacgcgcctggTCGAAAACGCTCGCAGCCACACACTCGTCCCGCCACAGGCATGGCTCGAGACGCCCCAGTACCCGGTCCACGCTGCCGTGTCGCAGGATCGCCGGGTCAATCACACGGTACACGTGACTCGAGACATGCTCCAAGAGGCCAATCtggcgtcgctcgagcatgtcaCGACGACGGTGTGGAtcacgcacgagcggcgtGGCGACGTGCAGGTCGTGCTGTACGGTCCGCACGGGACCAAGAGTGTGCTTGCGAGTCCGCGGCGCTACGACAGCGACAAGCACGGGTTCCCCGGCTGGACCTTTATGACGCTCAAGCACTGGGGCGAGGACCCGGTCGGCGCGTGGACCATCGAGGTGTCGGACCACGGATCCGTggacgaggatgcgccgcggaatggcacgtcgctgccgccgcgcggcgaGCTTGCGTCCTGGCGCCTCACGTTCTGGGGCGCCGCGAGGAACGCCAAGCTCGCCAAGCCGTGGAACTTTCCGCCCGACTCGGACGAGTACCAGATCACACTTCCCGGTGCGCCGACGACCACCGTTCTCGGCAGTGCTCCCGCACATGGCATGACCTTCGTCGCGACGCCCACTTCGTCTCGCCACCTCGCCAAGCCCACGCATGCCCTGCCACCCGACCACGATGCGGATCCGGGCGAAACAAGTCACGTGTTTGGTATGCCGTCTCAGACCCCGGAGGCGGACTCGGCGTACCTCGCCTCGCTGGCGCACgcttcgtcgtcggcctGGGTCGGCCTCGCGGCTGTGCTCATCGTCGTgcttctcgcgctccttTTTGCGTTCTTGGCACTCCGATTCCGCGTGATGCCATGGTCCCGCGGTCTGTATGCCCACGTgccggacgacgaggccgtgcagctcgagaGCATGCGGCACGATACCTCGTCggcagcgcaggcgcaAACGCACGATCTGTACCATGCCTTTGCTCtggaggacgaggatgaggacgagAATCAGGCGCCTGAGGCACCTGACGCCCCGCCCTACCGGGACACATAG
- a CDS encoding calnexin produces the protein MKSFRVAVSSSAMAALALQAASGVQAEDRGTFVPSQIQGLFVEQFTPGWESRWTPSKASKFQNGNEEFKYEGVWSVEEASVFPGIPGDTALTMKSKARQHAISTIFDQPIELDGQKPFVVQYEVKMQNGLSCGGAYVKLLSSSESDLNPEKFGDSTPYSIMFGPDRCGADNKLHFIFRHKNPKTGVFEEKHLKLPPSAKVSKVSTLYTLIVSPDNTFDIRVNEESVLKGHLLEDFSPAVNPPKEIDDPEDTKPADWVDEAEIPDPNASKPDDWDEEAPLMIRDPAAKKPADWLEEEPFMVPDPNAAKPEEWDDAEDGEWMAPPVPNPKCEDVSGCGPWTAPMVANPAYKGKWTAPLIPNPAYKGEWAPRKIANPNWFEDLHPNKFAPIGGIGFELWTMDDDIQFDNIYVGTSPEEAAKFADETFRVKLPLEQNREKDELSRDENGNKREAPLSGLDHFVQQIRRRTNVLVDRLATEQDKLRVLQQSSDIVGFYAAVVAVLLGLVGLLTSLLGGGARARPAVPPKKTESASRTTQAEQGTSSAVKASGVTKRAPVETKDTAAMH, from the coding sequence ATGAAGTCGTTCCGCGTCGCGGTGAGTTCGAGCGCTATGGCCGCGCTGGCCCTGCAGGCCGCCTCTGGTGTGCAGGCTGAGGACAGGGGCACGTTTGTGCCGTCCCAGATCCAGGGTCTCTTTGTTGAGCAGTTTACGCCAGGCTGGGAAtcgcgctggacgccgTCCAAGGCGAGCAAGTTCCAGAACGGCAACGAGGAGTTCAAGTACGAGGGCGTCTGGTCCGTTGAGGAGGCGTCCGTGTTCCCTGGTATTCCTGGTGACACGGCGCTGACCATGAAGAGCAAGGCCCGTCAACACGCGATCAGCACGATCTTTGACCAACCGATCGAGCTCGATGGTCAGAAGCCCTTTGTCGTGCAGTACGAGGTCAAGATGCAGAACGGTCTTTCGTGCGGTGGTGCCTACGTCAagctgctcagcagcagcgaaAGCGACCTCAACCCTGAAAAGTTTGGCGACTCGACGCCCTACTCTATCATGTTTGGTCCTGACCGCTGTGGTGCTGACAACAAGCTGCACTTTATCTTCCGGCACAAGAACCCCAAGACGGGCGTGTTCGAGGAGAAGCACCTCAAGCTGCCGCCAAGCGCCAAGGTGTCGAAGGTCTCGACGCTGTACACGCTCATTGTGAGCCCCGACAACACGTTTGACATCCGCGTGAACGAAGAGTCGGTGCTCAAGGGCCACCTGCTCGAGGACTTTTCGCCGGCCGTCAACCCGCCCAAGGAGATTGACGACCCCGAGGACACCAAGCCCGCCGACTGggtcgacgaggccgagatCCCCGATCCCAACGCCAGCAAGCCCGACGACTGGGACGAGGAGGCACCTTTGATGATTCGTGACCCTGCGGCTAAGAAGCCAGCTGACTGGCTGGAAGAGGAGCCGTTTATGGTGCCAGACCCCAACGCCGCCAAGCCTGAGGAGTGGGACGACGCCGAGGATGGCGAGTGGATggcgccgcccgtgccaaACCCCAAGTGTGAGGACGTGTCGGGCTGTGGTCCGTGGACCGCGCCCATGGTCGCGAACCCTGCGTACAAGGGCAAGTGGACGGCGCCGCTGATTCCTAACCCCGCCTACAAGGGCGAGTGGGCACCGCGCAAGATCGCCAACCCCAACTGGTTTGAGGATCTGCACCCGAACAAGTTTGCCCCGATTGGCGGTATCGGTTTTGAGCTGTGGACGATGGATGACGATATCCAGTTTGACAACATCTACGTGGGAACCAGTCCCGAGGAGGCGGCCAAGTTTGCCGATGAGACGTTCCGCGTGAAGCTTCCACTCGAGCAGAACCGCGAGAAGGATGAGCTCAGCAGGGACGAGAATGGCAAcaagcgcgaggcgcctctGTCGGGTCTGGACCACTTTGTCCAGCAGatccgccgccgcacgAACGTGCTTGTCGACCGTCTCGCGACCGAGCAGGacaagctgcgtgtgctgcagcagtCGTCTGATATTGTCGGCTTCTacgccgccgtcgtggcTGTGCTCCTAGGCCTTGTGGGCCTGCTGACGTCGCTGcttggcggcggcgcccgcGCTCGCCCCGCTGTGCCGCCCAAGAAGACAGAGTCGGCTTCGCGTACGACGCAGGCAGAGCAGGGCACGTCATCGGCCGTCAAGGCCTCGGGCGTGACCAAGCGCGCGCCCGTTGAGACCAAGGACACGGCCGCCATGCACTAG
- a CDS encoding argininosuccinate lyase, whose product MSSDDFTKKKLWGGRFTGTTDPIMHAFNESLSYDKRMWAQDIRGSQAYAKALIACGVLSESEAHTIIQGLSSVAEEWKNGSFRIADDDEDIHTANERRLKELIGPVAGKLHTGRSRNDQVATDMRMWLLDEVDAIVTLITDLLRVMVKRAESEVDHLMPGYTHLQRAQPIRWAHWLLSHASYFSNDLDRLRVMRPRVSVLPLGAGPLAGNPFAGLDRDALAKELHFDSVGPNSMHSVADRDFVVEMLMWASLFSVHVSKMAEDLIIYSSSEFGFVVLSDAYSTGSSIMPQKKNPDSLELLRGKSGRLYGHLCGFMMSLKGIPSTYNKDLQEDKEPLFDAVDTTKACLQILTGVLSTMTVHADKMRAALTPDMLATDLADYLVRKGIPFRETHHISGSAVKMAEDRHCELTDLTLDDLRTLHPAFDTDIALVWDMEQSVERRNAIGGTSRRAVLEQVARLEAQWR is encoded by the coding sequence atgtcgagtgACGACTTTACGAAAAAGAAGTTGTGGGGCGGCCGCTTTACGGGCACGACCGACCCCATCATGCATGCTTTCAACGAATCTCTCTCGTACGACAAGCGCATGTGGGCACAGGATATCCGTGGCTCCCAGGCGTACGCCAAGGCACTGATTGCCTGTGGCGTCTTGTCCGAGTCTGAGGCCCACACCATTATCCAAGGCTTGTCGTCCGTAGCTGAGGAGTGGAAGAATGGCTCATTCCGTATTGCagatgatgatgaagaCATCCACACGGCAAACGAGCGCCGTCTTAAGGAGCTCATCGGGCCTGTTGCCGGCAAATTGCACACAGGTCGCAGCCGGAACGACCAGGTCGCCACAGACATGCGCATGTGGCTCCTCGACGAAGTCGATGCCATCGTCACCCTTATCACTGATCTCTTGCGTGTGATGGTCAAGCGCGCCGAGTCCGAGGTCGACCACCTCATGCCCGGTTACACGCATCTGCAGCGCGCTCAGCCGATTCGATGGGCTCACTGGCTTCTCTCGCATGCGTCCTACTTCTCCAACGACCTTGACCGTCTGCGCGTGATGCGCCCGCGCGTCTCAGTCTTGCCGCTGGGTGCCGGCCCGCTTGCTGGCAACCCATTCGCCGGCCTCGACCGCGACGCTCTAGCCAAAGAACTGCACTTTGACTCGGTCGGTCCTAAcagcatgcacagcgtGGCGGACCGCGACTTTGTGGTCGAGATGCTTATGTGGGCATCGCTGTTTTCTGTGCATGTGAGCAAGATGGCCGAAGACTTGATCATCTACTCGTCGTCCGAGTTTGGCTTTGTTGTGCTGAGCGATGCATACAGCACGGGCTCGTCCATTATGCCGCAGAAAAAGAACCCCGATAGCCTCGAACTGCTGCGGGGCAAGAGCGGGCGTCTATACGGCCATCTGTGTGGCTTTATGATGTCGCTCAAGGGTATTCCGTCGACGTACAACAAGGATCTGCAGGAAGATAAGGAGCCTCTCTTTGATGCCGTCGATACGACGAAGGCATGTCTACAGATTCTGACTGGTGTACTGAGCACTATGACGGTCCATGCGGACAAGATGCGTGCGGCACTTACGCCTGACATGCTTGCGACCGACCTGGCTGACTACCTCGTGCGCAAAGGTATTCCTTTCCGCGAGACGCACCACATCTCCGGATCGGCCGTCAAAATGGCCGAAGACCGCCACTGCGAGCTCACGGACCTCACACTCGACGacctgcgcacgctgcaccCAGCTTTCGACACGGACATTGCGCTTGTGTGGGACATGGAGCAGAGTGTCGAACGTCGCAATGCCATCGGCGGCACGAGTCGCCGCGCGGTGCTGGAACAGGTGGCACGGCTCGAGGCACAGTGGAGGTAA